One Cicer arietinum cultivar CDC Frontier isolate Library 1 chromosome 8, Cicar.CDCFrontier_v2.0, whole genome shotgun sequence DNA segment encodes these proteins:
- the LOC101501259 gene encoding protein DETOXIFICATION 49-like — protein MMSEKSNQEETNNMILTNPLIQKQQKPKKRILNNLSKTFKEMSSISNIALPMILTCLLLYCRSMISMLFLGHLDELALAGGSLAVGFANITGYSILSGLAVGMEPICGQAYGAKKFTLLGLCLQKTILLLLLVSMPISILWLYMKKILLFFNQDQEIAEMAQIYILYSIPDLIAQSILHPLRIYLRTQSITLPLTLCATFSIFLHIPINYFLVFYLNLGVKGVALSGVWTNFNLVGSLIIYIIYSKTHEKTWGGFSFECFSKWAPLLNLAIPSCVSICLEWWWYEFMTLFCGYLNNPKSTVASMGILIQITSLMYILPHSLSNSVSTRVGNMIGAQKPSKAKLSAIVGLFFSFLCGLLALSFTFLVRNIWATMFTNDKDIIFLTSMVLPIIGLCEVGNCPQTTGCGVLRGTARPKVGANINLGCFYLVGMPVSVWLAFYGGYDFQGLWFGLLAAQGSCAVTMFIVVYKTDWNFEALKARKLTGLETCAFVVVEECVLHDDHDHDHDDNQEKSSLMFGNNQDCFSFCSVSDEECLA, from the coding sequence atgATGAGTGAGAAATCAAATCAAGAAGAAACCAACAACATGATTCTCACCAACCCTTTAAtccaaaaacaacaaaaaccaaaaaaaagaaTCCTTAACAATCTCTCAAAAACATTCAAAGAAATGTCATCAATTTCAAACATAGCTTTACCAATGATCCTAACATGTCTCCTCTTATATTGTAGATCCATGATTTCAATGCTATTTCTTGGTCACCTTGATGAACTTGCTCTAGCAGGTGGTTCACTTGCTGTTGGATTTGCAAACATCACTGGTTACTCCATTCTTTCTGGTCTTGCTGTTGGAATGGAACCAATTTGTGGACAAGCTTATGGTGCCAAAAAATTCACTCttcttggtctttgtcttcaaaAAACCATTCTTTTACTCCTTCTTGTTTCAATGCCAATATCAATTTTATGGCTTTACATGAAAAAAATCCTTTTGTTCTTCAACCAAGATCAAGAAATAGCAGAAATGGCACAAATTTATATCCTTTATTCAATTCCTGATCTTATTGCTCAATCCATTTTACACCCTTTAAGAATTTACCTTAGAACACAATCCATAACTCTTCCACTCACACTTTGTGCTACTTTCTCAATTTTTCTTCACAtacccattaattattttcttgttttttaccTTAATTTGGGTGTTAAAGGTGTTGCATTAAGTGGGGTGTGGACAAATTTCAACCTTGTTGGTTCCTTAATCATCTACATAATTTACTCAAAAACTCATGAAAAAACATGGGGTGGTTTTAGTTTTGAATGTTTTTCAAAGTGGGCCCCACTTCTCAATTTGGCTATACCAAGTTGTGTTTCCATTTGTTTAGAATGGTGGTGGTATGAATTCATGACATTGTTTTGTGGTTATTTAAACAATCCAAAATCAACAGTTGCATCAATGGGAATTTTGATTCAAATAACTTCATTGATGTATATATTACCTCATTCATTAAGCAATAGTGTTTCAACAAGAGTTGGTAACATGATTGGTGCACAAAAGCCTTCAAAAGCTAAACTTTCTGCAATTGTTGGACTTTTTTTCAGCTTCTTGTGTGGCTTATTAGCTTTAAGTTTCACTTTTTTGGTTAGAAACATTTGGGCTACTATGTTCACAAATgataaagatattatttttttgacatcAATGGTTTTACCTATTATAGGTTTATGTGAGGTTGGAAATTGTCCTCAAACAACAGGTTGTGGTGTCCTTAGAGGAACAGCTAGGCCTAAAGTTGGTGCTAACATAAACTTAGGTTGTTTTTATCTTGTTGGTATGCCTGTTTCTGTTTGGTTGGCATTTTATGGTGGATATGATTTTCAAGGTCTTTGGTTTGGATTACTTGCTGCTCAGGGATCATGTGCTGTTACTATGTTCATTGTTGTTTATAAAACTGATTGGAATTTTGAAGCTTTGAAAGCAAGGAAACTTACTGGATTGGAAACTTGTGCTTTTGTTGTTGTGGAAGAATGTGTTCTTCATGATGATCATGATCATGATCATGATGATAATCAAGAGAAATCATCTCTCATGTTTGGAAATAATCAAGATTGTTTCTCATTTTGTTCTGTTTCTGATGAAGAGTGTTTGGCTTAG